A genomic segment from Mercenaria mercenaria strain notata unplaced genomic scaffold, MADL_Memer_1 contig_1082, whole genome shotgun sequence encodes:
- the LOC128551431 gene encoding uncharacterized protein LOC128551431, which yields MGIAVLNYLDDLAGVERREHAEFAYLTLGKVLKNAGIEEAEKKSSPPSEIMSFLGVLFNTLSMTMEITPERLNEIKKLIALWLNKNMATLKDIQSLLGKLNFVGACVKPSRIFINRLLNWLRQLHGTNNSALHVIPEEVKKDLLWWNEFLPIYNGVSLMNLGPWSDPDEIFSSDACLDGIGGFWNGHYFHSILPSKIIDQRLHIGALEMLALMVCLHIWGKNFRRRRIVVLCDNLSACIAINTGKSKCHFTQSCLREVIFVMAVNEFELRAQHITSSQNRLSDHLSRWHKEERHRIEFEKLNANLRLEEYQVKESEFEFQKLW from the coding sequence ATGGGAATTGCTGTACTTAATTACTTAGATGATCTTGCAGGTGTTGAACGTAGAGAACATGCAGAGTTTGCCTATTTGACTTTAGGTAAAGTTCTGAAAAATGCTGGTATAGAGGAAGCTGAAAAGAAAAGTAGCCCACCATCGGAAATCATGTCGTTTTTAGGAGTTTTATTCAATACTTTATCAATGACCATGGAGATAACCCCTGAAAgactgaatgaaattaaaaaattgatAGCTTTATGGTTAAATAAAAACATGGCCACATTGAAAGACATTCAGTCATTGTTAGGTAAACTCAACTTTGTTGGAGCTTGTGTTAAACCCAGTAGGATTTTTATTAATCGTTTATTAAACTGGTTACGTCAGCTACATGGTACTAACAATTCAGCTCTACATGTTATACCAGAGGAGGTTAAAAAAGATCTTTTGTGGTGGAATGAATTCTTACCTATTTATAATGGAGTTTCATTAATGAATTTAGGGCCTTGGTCAGATCCTGATGAAATTTTTTCCTCCGATGCATGTTTAGATGGAATAGGTGGATTTTGGAATGGACATTATTTTCATTCTATACTTCCAAGTAAAATTATAGATCAAAGGTTACACATAGGAGCACTAGAGATGTTAGCACTTATGGTGTGTTTACACATCTGGGGGAAAAATTTCAGACGTCGGCGAATTGTAGTTCTCTGTGATAATTTATCAGCCTGCATAGCTATTAATACAGGAAAATCAAAATGCCATTTTACCCAAAGTTGTTTAAGAGAGGTCATATTTGTGATGGCAGTGAATGAGTTTGAATTAAGAGCTCAGCATATTACATCCTCACAGAATCGTTTGTCAGATCACTTGTCAAGGTGGCATAAAGAAGAAAGACATAGAATTGAATTTGAAAAGCTTAATGCAAATTTAAGGCTTGAGGAATATCAGGTTAAAGAATCAGAATTTGAATTTCAAAAGTTATGGTAG